From Streptomyces sp. NBC_01460, a single genomic window includes:
- a CDS encoding class I SAM-dependent methyltransferase, with amino-acid sequence MRNTVRQELVARQLDEQIAGRFPVGQRLRVLDVGMGQGTQALRLARAGHSVTGLESDAEMLRTARESLAGEPEGIRERVRLIEGDGRDTGVHFLPGSFDVVLCHGVLMYVPEPDPLLAGLARMLAPGGLLSLLVRNAGALAMRPGTAGDFSAALAAFDTDTYTNRLGLDVRADRLEVLRATLAGIAAPLHAWYGVRVFTDNVGNEAELPGPEELERVFAAEDRAGRTDPYRGVAALLHLCGVRG; translated from the coding sequence CTGCGCAACACGGTCCGTCAGGAGCTCGTCGCCCGGCAGCTCGACGAGCAGATAGCCGGGCGCTTCCCCGTGGGGCAGCGGCTGCGGGTGCTCGACGTCGGCATGGGCCAGGGCACGCAGGCGCTGCGCCTGGCGCGGGCCGGGCACTCCGTGACGGGCCTCGAGTCCGACGCCGAGATGCTGCGGACCGCCCGGGAGTCCCTGGCCGGCGAGCCCGAGGGCATCCGGGAGCGGGTGCGGCTCATCGAGGGCGACGGGCGTGACACCGGGGTGCACTTCCTGCCCGGCAGCTTCGACGTGGTGCTCTGCCACGGCGTCCTGATGTACGTCCCCGAGCCGGATCCGCTGCTGGCCGGTCTGGCCCGGATGCTGGCGCCCGGAGGGCTGCTCTCGCTGCTCGTGCGCAACGCCGGCGCCCTGGCCATGCGGCCGGGGACGGCGGGCGACTTCTCCGCCGCCCTCGCGGCGTTCGACACGGACACCTACACCAACAGGCTCGGCCTCGACGTCCGGGCCGACCGGCTCGAGGTGCTGCGGGCCACCCTCGCCGGGATCGCCGCCCCGCTGCACGCCTGGTACGGCGTGCGGGTCTTCACCGACAACGTGGGCAACGAGGCGGAGCTGCCCGGCCCCGAGGAGCTGGAGCGGGTCTTCGCCGCCGAGGACAGGGCGGGGCGGACCGATCCGTACCGCGGGGTGGCCGCGCTGCTGCACCTGTGCGGGGTGCGCGGCTGA
- a CDS encoding leucyl aminopeptidase, whose amino-acid sequence MTALTLSTSGAATLRADALVVGVAKGAGSKAGNLVVAPGAEAVDKAFDGKLATVLETLGASGAEGEVTKLPAPSGLKAPVVLAVGLGPVPAKDDAYDAEVLRRAAGSAARALKGSKKAGFALPTESVEDAGAVAEGALLGAYAFTAYQGGENKLAPKGSTSAAKLPLGEVALLGTKPRDKAFKAAAERAVAVTEEINRARDLINTPPNDLYPESFAAVATAAGKEHGIKVQVLDEKALVKGGFGGLLGVGQGSTHGPRLVKLSYTHPKAEKTLALVGKGITYDSGGISLKPAGHNETMKCDMSGAAAVFAAVVSASRLGLQVNVTGWLALAENMPSGNATRPGDVLRMYSGKTVEVLNTDAEGRLVLADALTRASEEKPDAIVDVATLTGAMVLALGNRTFGVMANDDAFRTSIHEIAEEVGEASWPMPLPADLRKGMDSPTADIANMGERMGGGLVAGLFLQEFVGEGIAWAHLDIAGPAFHEGAPYGYTPKGGTGSAVRTLVRLAERTAAGDLG is encoded by the coding sequence GTGACTGCTCTCACTCTCAGCACCTCAGGTGCGGCGACGCTGCGCGCCGACGCACTCGTCGTCGGCGTCGCCAAGGGCGCTGGGTCCAAGGCGGGGAACCTGGTCGTCGCGCCGGGCGCCGAGGCCGTGGACAAGGCGTTCGACGGAAAGCTCGCCACCGTCCTGGAGACCCTGGGCGCCTCCGGCGCCGAGGGCGAGGTGACCAAGCTCCCCGCACCGTCCGGCCTCAAGGCCCCGGTCGTCCTCGCGGTCGGCCTCGGTCCGGTCCCGGCGAAGGACGACGCGTACGACGCCGAGGTGCTGCGCCGGGCCGCGGGCAGCGCCGCGCGTGCGCTGAAGGGGTCGAAGAAGGCCGGCTTCGCGCTGCCGACGGAGTCCGTCGAGGACGCCGGGGCCGTCGCGGAGGGCGCGCTGCTCGGTGCGTACGCGTTCACCGCCTACCAGGGCGGCGAGAACAAGCTGGCCCCCAAGGGCTCCACGAGCGCGGCGAAGCTCCCGCTCGGCGAGGTCGCCCTGCTCGGCACCAAGCCGCGTGACAAGGCCTTCAAGGCGGCCGCCGAGCGTGCCGTCGCGGTCACCGAGGAGATCAACCGGGCCCGCGACCTGATCAACACCCCGCCGAACGACCTGTACCCCGAGTCCTTCGCCGCCGTGGCCACCGCCGCCGGCAAGGAGCACGGCATCAAGGTGCAGGTCCTGGACGAGAAGGCGCTCGTCAAGGGCGGCTTCGGCGGTCTGCTCGGCGTCGGCCAGGGCTCCACGCACGGCCCCCGTCTGGTCAAGCTCTCGTACACCCACCCCAAGGCGGAGAAGACGCTCGCCCTGGTCGGCAAGGGCATCACCTACGACTCGGGCGGCATCTCGCTCAAGCCGGCCGGGCACAACGAGACGATGAAGTGCGACATGAGCGGCGCGGCCGCCGTGTTCGCCGCCGTCGTCTCCGCCTCCCGCCTCGGCCTCCAGGTCAACGTGACCGGCTGGCTGGCCCTCGCCGAGAACATGCCGTCCGGCAACGCCACCCGCCCCGGTGACGTGCTGCGCATGTACAGCGGCAAGACCGTCGAGGTCCTCAACACCGACGCCGAGGGCCGCCTGGTCCTCGCCGACGCGCTGACCCGCGCCTCCGAGGAGAAGCCGGACGCGATCGTCGACGTGGCGACCCTCACGGGTGCCATGGTCCTCGCCCTCGGCAACCGCACCTTCGGTGTGATGGCCAACGACGACGCCTTCCGCACGTCGATCCACGAGATCGCCGAGGAGGTCGGCGAGGCCTCGTGGCCGATGCCGCTCCCCGCCGACCTGCGCAAGGGCATGGACTCCCCGACCGCCGACATCGCCAACATGGGCGAGCGGATGGGCGGCGGCCTGGTGGCCGGGCTGTTCCTGCAGGAGTTCGTGGGCGAGGGCATCGCCTGGGCGCACCTGGACATCGCGGGCCCGGCCTTCCACGAGGGCGCCCCGTACGGCTACACCCCCAAGGGCGGCACCGGATCCGCGGTCCGCACCCTGGTGCGGCTGGCGGAGCGCACCGCGGCGGGCGACCTCGGCTGA
- a CDS encoding S1C family serine protease, with product MDATPSRSRVRRSLTPLAAGACAIALAGGCTGPGPAPAAAPAQQAVVSRAAGDLEDRYRAVIRDVLPSVVQVGAGDGLGSGIVYDGKGHIVTNAHVVGDEKTFDVSAATGEKVLKASLVSSYPEQDLAVIKLDDVPDGLRAAEFGDTDEVEVGQIVLAMGSPLGLSSSVTQGIVSAVGRTVSESSSGGGTGATLADMVQTSAAINPGNSGGALVNLDSEVIGIPTLAATDPQLGDSAAPGIGFAIPVSMVRTVADQIIRTGKVTDSGRAALDITGRTVVDDDYRPAGVAIVTARKGGAAEKAGLRSGDIITRIGSTRITTITSLSEALAGDDPGQKVKVTYTRGDASRTAEVTLGEI from the coding sequence ATGGACGCAACCCCTTCCCGCAGCCGGGTACGCCGCTCCCTCACGCCCCTGGCCGCCGGTGCCTGCGCGATCGCGCTGGCAGGCGGCTGCACCGGTCCGGGCCCGGCCCCGGCCGCCGCCCCGGCCCAGCAGGCGGTGGTGTCCCGGGCCGCGGGTGACCTGGAGGACCGGTACCGCGCCGTCATCAGGGACGTCCTGCCCTCGGTCGTGCAGGTCGGCGCCGGGGACGGCCTCGGCTCGGGCATCGTCTACGACGGCAAGGGCCACATCGTGACGAACGCCCATGTGGTGGGCGACGAGAAGACCTTCGACGTCAGTGCCGCCACCGGCGAGAAGGTGCTCAAGGCCTCCCTCGTCTCCTCCTACCCGGAGCAGGACCTGGCCGTCATCAAGCTCGACGACGTCCCCGACGGGCTGCGGGCCGCGGAGTTCGGGGACACCGACGAGGTCGAGGTGGGGCAGATCGTCCTGGCGATGGGCTCGCCCCTCGGCCTGTCCAGCAGCGTCACCCAGGGCATCGTCTCGGCCGTGGGCAGGACCGTCAGCGAGAGCAGTTCGGGCGGCGGCACCGGGGCGACGCTCGCCGACATGGTGCAGACCTCGGCGGCCATCAACCCCGGCAACAGCGGGGGCGCCCTGGTGAACCTCGACAGCGAGGTGATCGGCATCCCGACCCTCGCGGCCACGGACCCCCAGCTGGGTGACAGCGCGGCACCCGGGATCGGGTTCGCGATCCCCGTCTCGATGGTGCGGACGGTCGCCGACCAGATCATCAGGACCGGCAAGGTCACCGACTCGGGCCGGGCGGCGCTGGACATCACGGGCCGCACGGTCGTCGACGACGACTACCGGCCGGCCGGGGTCGCGATCGTCACTGCCCGGAAGGGCGGGGCCGCGGAGAAGGCGGGCCTTCGCTCCGGAGACATCATCACGCGGATCGGCTCCACCCGGATCACCACGATCACCTCGCTCTCGGAGGCCCTGGCGGGCGACGATCCCGGCCAGAAGGTCAAGGTGACGTACACACGGGGCGACGCGTCGAGGACCGCCGAGGTCACCCTGGGCGAGATCTGA
- a CDS encoding bifunctional adenosylcobinamide kinase/adenosylcobinamide-phosphate guanylyltransferase: MELTLLGTGAPDGLPRPDCPCAVCASSRGTGARAATALLVDDALLLDLTPGAVFAAARAGRSLAAVRQVLLTHPHDGPAVELPDSLPPAGRVPDGQELTLISGHRIRALAMDAPGTGYEVTSPEGERLLYLPPGAAPAGLADPVAEPYDLVVCDVIARPDAVARLRAVGAVGPVTEVIAVHLDHDAPAGAELDRRLAAGGARAVPDGTTLPVGAYHPVPDVPRRTLVTGGARSGKSVEAEQRLETFPEVLYVATGGRREGDAEWDARIGLHRERRPAAWRTEETCELAGLLEQDGPPLLIDCLSLWLTDAMDRVDAWDDGRWGDGGEEKLRERVSELVRAVRGTRRTVVAVTNETGSGVVPATASGRRFRDELGRLNAAFAAECEQVLLVVAGQALVLRG; the protein is encoded by the coding sequence GTGGAACTGACACTGCTCGGCACCGGAGCCCCCGACGGGCTGCCGCGGCCCGACTGCCCCTGCGCCGTCTGCGCGTCCTCCCGCGGTACGGGGGCCCGCGCGGCGACCGCGCTGCTGGTCGACGACGCCCTGCTCCTGGACCTCACCCCCGGCGCCGTGTTCGCCGCCGCCCGGGCGGGCCGCTCGCTCGCCGCCGTACGGCAGGTGCTGCTGACCCATCCGCACGACGGACCCGCCGTGGAGCTGCCCGACTCGCTCCCGCCCGCGGGGCGCGTCCCGGACGGCCAGGAGCTGACGCTGATCAGCGGGCACCGGATCCGGGCCCTGGCCATGGACGCGCCGGGCACCGGGTACGAGGTGACCTCGCCGGAGGGCGAGCGCCTGCTCTACCTGCCGCCGGGGGCCGCCCCCGCCGGTCTGGCCGACCCCGTGGCGGAGCCCTACGACCTGGTCGTGTGCGACGTGATCGCGCGGCCGGACGCCGTGGCCAGGCTGCGGGCCGTCGGGGCCGTCGGGCCCGTCACCGAGGTGATCGCCGTCCACCTGGACCACGACGCGCCGGCCGGGGCCGAGCTGGACCGCCGGCTCGCGGCCGGCGGGGCGCGGGCCGTGCCGGACGGTACGACCCTGCCGGTGGGCGCCTACCACCCCGTGCCCGACGTGCCCCGGCGCACGCTGGTCACGGGCGGGGCAAGGTCCGGGAAGTCGGTGGAGGCCGAGCAGCGCCTGGAGACCTTCCCCGAGGTGCTGTACGTGGCGACGGGCGGCCGCCGCGAGGGGGACGCGGAGTGGGACGCCCGGATCGGGCTGCACCGGGAGCGCAGGCCGGCCGCCTGGCGCACCGAGGAGACCTGCGAGCTGGCGGGCCTCCTGGAGCAGGACGGCCCGCCGCTGCTGATCGACTGCCTGTCGCTGTGGCTGACGGACGCGATGGACCGCGTCGACGCCTGGGACGACGGCCGGTGGGGGGACGGCGGGGAGGAGAAGCTGCGCGAACGGGTCTCCGAGCTGGTCCGCGCGGTGCGCGGGACACGTCGTACGGTCGTCGCCGTGACCAACGAGACCGGCTCGGGCGTGGTCCCGGCGACGGCCTCCGGGCGGCGCTTCCGGGACGAACTGGGCCGCCTCAACGCGGCGTTCGCCGCCGAGTGCGAGCAGGTGCTGCTGGTGGTGGCGGGCCAGGCCCTGGTGCTGCGGGGCTGA
- a CDS encoding adenosylcobinamide-GDP ribazoletransferase, giving the protein MTSLNSHGVRFAFGTLTALPVRVSRWDRGAARAGMLCAPVAGLAVGLLAAVPGVLLLWAGAGPLLSAVASAALPAALTRGLHLDGLADTADGLGSARPAEDALRIMKQSDIGPFGVITLVFVLLAQVAALFELYGRGWAEGALGTVVAAVTARLALTLASRRGVPPARPEGLGAAVAGTVPPLGAAATACAVVAGCAAAGVLVGGPGAALHHSLAVLAGLGGAHLMLRHCVRRFGGVTGDVFGALEETAATAALLALSLG; this is encoded by the coding sequence GTGACCTCCCTGAACAGCCACGGCGTGCGCTTCGCCTTCGGCACCCTGACCGCGCTCCCCGTACGCGTCTCCCGCTGGGACCGCGGTGCCGCCCGCGCCGGCATGCTGTGCGCCCCGGTCGCCGGCCTCGCCGTGGGACTGCTCGCGGCCGTCCCGGGGGTACTCCTCCTGTGGGCCGGGGCGGGCCCCCTGCTGTCGGCGGTCGCCTCCGCCGCGCTCCCCGCGGCACTGACCCGCGGGCTGCACCTGGACGGGCTCGCGGACACCGCCGACGGGCTCGGCAGCGCCAGGCCCGCCGAGGACGCGCTGCGGATCATGAAGCAGTCGGACATCGGCCCGTTCGGCGTGATCACCCTGGTGTTCGTGCTGCTGGCCCAGGTGGCGGCGCTCTTCGAGCTGTACGGCCGGGGCTGGGCGGAGGGCGCGCTGGGCACGGTCGTCGCCGCCGTCACGGCGCGGCTGGCCCTCACCCTCGCCTCGCGCCGGGGTGTTCCGCCCGCCCGGCCCGAGGGCCTGGGCGCGGCGGTGGCCGGCACCGTCCCGCCCCTGGGCGCGGCGGCCACCGCCTGCGCGGTGGTCGCGGGCTGCGCGGCGGCCGGTGTGCTGGTGGGCGGACCCGGCGCGGCCCTGCACCACTCCCTCGCCGTCCTCGCCGGCCTCGGGGGCGCGCACCTGATGCTCCGTCACTGCGTCCGGCGCTTCGGCGGGGTGACGGGCGATGTGTTCGGCGCCCTGGAGGAGACGGCCGCGACGGCGGCCCTGCTCGCGCTGTCGCTGGGCTGA
- the cobT gene encoding nicotinate-nucleotide--dimethylbenzimidazole phosphoribosyltransferase, giving the protein MNLDDFSDLIERPDGGVRRDAEERRERLAVPAGALGRLDELGEWLSAAQQSVPVKAVEQPRVVLFAGDHGVAELEVSGRAAGTAHELVRSVLDGASPVAVLARRFSVPVRIVDAGLDCDPELLPETVVRHRVRRGSGRIDVEDALTAEEAEQAVRLGMRIADEEADSGTDLVVLGDLSVGGTTAAATLIAALCGTDASVVTGRGGTGIDDLAWMRKCAAIRDALRRARPVLGDQLELLAAVGGADLAAMTGFLLQSAVRRMPVVLDGVVSAACALVAQRAAFRAPDWWLAGQLSGEPAQVKALDRMALTPLLDHGVTVGEGSGALLALPLVQAAAALAAELPERVGEPADEEAEEPEDSAGAPDAEPSEAGDPAGTTA; this is encoded by the coding sequence GTGAATCTGGACGACTTCTCCGACCTGATCGAACGCCCCGACGGGGGCGTGCGGCGCGATGCCGAGGAACGCCGGGAGCGGCTCGCCGTTCCCGCGGGCGCGCTCGGCCGGCTCGACGAGCTGGGTGAATGGCTGTCGGCCGCCCAGCAGTCGGTCCCGGTCAAGGCGGTCGAGCAGCCGCGCGTCGTCCTGTTCGCCGGTGACCACGGGGTGGCGGAGCTGGAGGTCTCCGGCCGGGCCGCCGGCACCGCGCACGAGCTCGTCCGCTCGGTGCTGGACGGGGCGAGTCCCGTCGCCGTGCTGGCCCGCCGCTTCTCCGTCCCCGTGAGGATCGTGGACGCCGGTCTGGACTGCGACCCCGAGCTGCTGCCCGAGACGGTCGTACGGCACCGGGTGCGGCGCGGCAGCGGCCGCATCGACGTCGAGGACGCGCTGACGGCCGAGGAGGCCGAGCAGGCCGTACGGCTCGGGATGCGCATCGCCGACGAGGAGGCCGACTCCGGCACGGACCTCGTGGTGCTGGGCGATCTGAGCGTCGGCGGCACGACGGCGGCGGCGACCCTGATCGCCGCCCTGTGCGGCACGGACGCCTCGGTGGTGACGGGGCGCGGCGGCACCGGCATCGACGATCTCGCCTGGATGCGCAAGTGCGCGGCGATCCGGGACGCGCTGCGGCGGGCCCGGCCGGTCCTGGGCGACCAGCTGGAGCTGCTGGCCGCGGTCGGCGGCGCGGACCTGGCGGCGATGACCGGATTCCTGCTGCAGAGCGCGGTGCGCCGGATGCCCGTGGTGCTGGACGGGGTGGTCTCGGCCGCCTGTGCGCTGGTGGCCCAGCGGGCGGCCTTCCGGGCACCGGACTGGTGGCTTGCGGGGCAGCTCAGCGGTGAGCCGGCGCAGGTGAAGGCGCTGGACCGGATGGCGCTGACCCCGTTGCTGGACCACGGGGTGACGGTGGGCGAGGGAAGCGGCGCCCTGCTGGCGCTGCCGCTCGTCCAGGCCGCGGCGGCGCTGGCGGCGGAGCTGCCCGAGCGCGTGGGGGAGCCCGCCGACGAGGAGGCGGAGGAGCCGGAGGATTCCGCGGGGGCCCCGGACGCCGAGCCGTCGGAGGCCGGGGACCCCGCGGGGACGACCGCCTGA